Part of the bacterium genome is shown below.
TTAAAAAATTTCCAACAATTTTTATTATTTCACTATGAGTTTTTTCTATATTCTGTCTTTTTACTACTTTTATCCTTTCTTTTTCTTTGCCTGCAATTTGTAAATACCCTTCCCTTACCCTTTTTTGAAAATCACCAGGTTCTTGTTCAATCCTATCTTTTTCTTTTTTGGCAAGAATTGATGTTAAATCTTCAGGTGGAGAATCTATAAGAAAGGTCAAATCAGGAAACAGATTTTGTATAAAAGCAGAATGTATTCTTTCTATCAATTCAACAGAAATTCCACGTCCATACCCTTGATATGCTGTAGTGGAATCTATATATCTATCAAGAATAACGATATGTCCTTTATCTAATTCTTTACTTACCACTTCATTTAATAACTGTGCACGACTTGCAAAATATAAGAACAACTCACTCCACATACAAAGTTGTTTATCTTCTTTGTCAAGTAACAAACACCTTATTTTATTACCCAGAATAGTCCCACCTGGTTCAAAAAAGAACGAACTTTCAAACCCATTATTCTGTAAATATTGGTATAATAGTTTTGCCTGTGTTGTCTTGCCACAACCATCTATACCTTCAAAACTGATAATAGTTCTTTTTTTCATTATCTTCAATCAACAAAGAGCACATAAACACCACCGATCTGCTCTTCTTTATCATTTAATATGTGAATTTCATATTTATCCCTAAAACCTTCAACCTGCCAACGTTTAAGAACATCTTTATAAGTTATCCAATATCCTATATCCTGATTATCATTACGCTTTC
Proteins encoded:
- the tmk gene encoding dTMP kinase, yielding MKKRTIISFEGIDGCGKTTQAKLLYQYLQNNGFESSFFFEPGGTILGNKIRCLLLDKEDKQLCMWSELFLYFASRAQLLNEVVSKELDKGHIVILDRYIDSTTAYQGYGRGISVELIERIHSAFIQNLFPDLTFLIDSPPEDLTSILAKKEKDRIEQEPGDFQKRVREGYLQIAGKEKERIKVVKRQNIEKTHSEIIKIVGNFLNENR